Below is a window of Pseudarthrobacter equi DNA.
CGCCGCGCCGGTGCCGGCTGGACGCGTCACAGCATCAGCCTGAGGCACGCCACACCGCCCACCGCCGGTTCCCCGGACGTGCCGGTCTCCGGCGAGGCGCTACTTCATGTCACCGAACTCCGGATAGCTTCACTGTCCGACGCCAGCGACGCATCCACTGCCGGCGCTAACGGTAAACGTCCGGCCTACGCGCTGGTCATGACCTCCACCTTCCGGCGGTCGTGACGACGGGACTGTCCGATAAGCCGTGTGTTGCGCAGAAGTCGTCCCAGGCAGGATCGTCGGGATACTGATCCGCTATGTCAAAGGCCTCCTCCGCAGGTGGTTCGTCATCGCCCGGCAAGCCGTCCATGAGGAATTCCGGGAACACGACATTGCCGGAGAGGATCTGATCCTCGAGCGACATCGGGGGTTGGTCCCGGCAGGCAGTTGGGATGGGCGGGTTGGTTGGTACCGACCGGCTTACAGACGGCAAGTCTGCCCGGGGGGTGACTGGTGGCGGCGCGTCGGATTTCCCTCCAAAGTCTCCTTCGAAGTCGCCTTCCAAGATTCCGGGTGGCCAGTGGGGTGGTTGGGGGTCGGGGTGTTGTGCTGGGTAGTGCCGGCCGGTGGGTGAGGTCCAGCCGGGTGGTTCATTCCTGGTGGCTGGTGTGGGGGTCCAGCCGCTGCTGTGTTTGAGCCGGTGATGTTTGGGGCAGAGCTGGGCCAGGTTGCTGACTCCTGTTGTGCCGTGGTGCTGCCAGGCGGTGAGGTGGTCGGTGTCGTTGTCCGTGCTGGGGTTGGTGCAGCCGGGGAATGTGCAGTGGCCGTCGCGCATCCTGATCCAGCGTTTCATCGCCTCCGACAGCCGGTAACTGGTCCGGCCGATCTCGAGAGGCGCACCGTCACGCGGGTCGACGAGGACCCGGTAGAACGAGGTGGCCCCGTCAGCAACGAGTTTGCGGGCCATCGCGGCGGGGATGGGCCCGTATCCGTCGAGGTCTGCCGGTTCGTCAGTGCTGCCCACCATTGTGAATATCGGGATGGTGACCAGCACGTCGGCTTTCGGGGCGGGGATCGTGCTGAGGTCAACGAAGTATGGGTGGGTCCCGGTGCCGGTTTCCTGGCCATCGATGGACCGGCCTGTGGCAGCGGCCCCGGTGTGGGCGCTCAAGAGGAGCGCGGCGGCGACGTCCGGCCGCAACTGGGTGAGGGTGCGGGTTTCGCCGGGGCCCTGCAGGCCGCGGGCGATTGCTGTGGTTTTGTTCCAGATGGCGCAGGCGGTGTCCCCGGGCAGGATCAGGGTGATCGAGGCCATCCCGTCGGCGCCGGGGCGGTATTCCATCCGCCGCTCCGCCACACACTTCGCATGCCGGATTGCAACGGAGGCGGGGTAGCTGCGTTCGCGCCAAGTTTTGACTTTCCGTCGGAACAGGTGCGGCACCAGGTCACCGGGCGCGGATCCCCGGGCCGGGTTCGGGGCGTCCGGGTCGAAGAAATGCGCCACCAGCGCCTCGGCACCCTCGGGGGCGAGGCAGTCGGTTTCGTCGGCGACGATCACCGCGTGCCGCCACGACATTGATCCAGCAGCCAGCGCACCCGCCACCGCCGGCATCGCACTGACCTTGCGGGACTGGCTGATGAATGCTGCCGCGGCGCCCGGGCTGAGCGTCAGGACCCGGCGACCTCCGCGGTCGTGGACATCTCAACAAACGCCCGCTCCGACCCTGTGGCGTCCGGGGGAGTCATCGCCTCCTGAAGTTCCGCGAACTCTGCAGCGTCCAGGGCTTTGCCGCCCGCGATCTGGGCTTCCAAACGCTTCCAAACCGCTAGACGGTGCAGCAGAAGCTCGGACTTCCGCTGCAGGACATCCATGCCGGCATCGCCGGAGCCAGCCACATCCGAGCCAGCCCGGTCCAGCTCCGCGTCCTTCAGGAACAGCGCGTCAAGGCTGGCGGCGGAGGCCATAAGACCCTCCATCACCGTTGTCCCTCGACCGAAGCAGCCGCCGCGATTCCCATAGACCCATGATCCAGCGAGGGTCTGACATTGAGTGCGTCGGGCCAAACCGGCACTGGTGCACAAGCCCACTACGGCACTACGGCAGAACTCCTCAGTGGCGCTGCCTCGGGGCCGGCTTACCCTCCGGCGAACGGCGGCAGGACGTCCACGACGTCATCGGCTCCCACAACAGTGGCACGGTCCCGCACCGCCACCTCGTTCAACAGGAAGCTGCTGCGCGAAAGGATGCGGGCCAGCGGCGGCGTCCCGGCCGGGGGCTCCTCCCGCGGCACGGCGAGGACGGCGTCCAGCAGGTCCGCCACGGTTGCCCCGGCAGGGAGGTCGAACTTCTCCTCCTCGAACCCGGCAGCGGCGCGTGCGGCAGCGAAGTAACGTACATGCATTCCGGTCAGCCCCCGATGGCGCTCATGCTGCGGTCCGGCTGGACGAAGTCCGGAGCGTCGAGTCCCACGTGGTCCATGCCGTGGGCTTTTGGCTTAATCCACATTGCGTCCTGCCACCGGCGCGCCAGGGCGTCGTCGTCAGCGCCGGAGCGCAGCAGGCCCAAGAGATCGTACTCTTCACGCGAGAAGAGGCAGCTCATGATCTTGCCCTCGGCGGTGATCCTCGTCCGGCGGCAATCCGAGCAGAACGGCTCGGTGACTGAGGCGATGATTCCCACCGTTCCCAGGACGGGCCCGTGCGCGGTAGGGTCACCGGCGGCATCCAACCCGGCCACCCGGCGTCGTACTTCGAACCTCTCGGCGGGCGCCCCGTCGCGTTCCCGCGGATCGGCGCTCAGGACGTACTCGGCGGACAGGATGTCGCGGATCTCGGCGGCGGTGATCATGTTCCGGCGCGTCCAGCCGTGGTCGGCGTCGAGCGGCATCTGTTCGATGAAGCGCAGCTCATAGCCCCGGTCCAAGGCCCAACCCAGCAGGGCCGGCGACTCGGCGTCGTTGATCCCGCGCATCAGGACGGCGTTCAGCTTGACCGGACCGAGTCCGGCCGCCCACGCGGCGTCCACGCCCGCCAGCACCTGGTCAAGGAACGGGCGGCGGGTGAGCTTGGTGAAGGTCTCTTCGTGCAGGGAATCGAGCGAGACATTGATCCGCGTCAGGCCCGCGGCCTTGAGCGGGGCGGCCTTCTTCGCCAGCCCCACGGCGTTGGTGGTCATCGAGATGGGGAGGTCCGGATGGTTGCTGCGCAGCGCGGAAATGATGTCCACCAGGTCGTGCCGCACCAGCGGTTCTCCGCCGGTGAGCCGCAGCTCGCGGACGCCGAGCTGCTCCACGCCGATCCGGACAATCCGGACGATCTCCTCCGCCGTCATGACGGCCTGCTTCGCCAGCCATTCCAGGCCTTCGGCGGGCATGCAGTAGGTGCAGCGGAGGTTGCATTTATCGGTCAGGGACAGCCTCATGTCGCTAGCCCGGCGCCCGTACCTGTCAGCCAGGCCCGCAGGCGCGTCAGCCGGACGCGCAGCCGGGACGGACGGCAGCGCCGGGCCCGCTTCTTCGCGGGGCTGGGGCATGCCTAGCTGGACACTCATGAATTCAGGCTACGCCACGATGGGCTCCACATCACACCCGTGACGGGTGCTGCCCGGGAGCGTCATGAATCCGCGCCGGGCAACCGCCGGAATGGGCGCGCGAACCTATGCTTGAAGGGTGAACAGCGCCCGGCAGCAGGCCACGCACGACGACGGTACCCGCCACGGCGGTTCGGCCGAACCCAGCGAGCGGGAACAGCGGGAACGGCGCCGCCTTGGCGGGCACGCTGCGGCCGCCGGCGTGGTGTCCGTGGCTGGCGGGGTGGTCCTCGGAGAGTTGCTGGCCGGCGTGTGGAGCCCGTCGGTGTCGCCGCTGACGGCGGTGGGTGGGGCCGTCATTGATGCCGTCCCGCCGGGAGCAAAGGACTGGGCGGTTTCGCTCTTCGGCACCGCGGACAAGGCGGCCCTCCTGGTCAGCATGGCCCTGGTTATCGTGGTCCTCGCGGCCCTCGCCGGAGTAGTGGAACGGCGGCGGCGTTTTGCGGGGCTGGCCGTGATTGCCGTGTTTGGACTCGCGGGAGTGGCCGCAGTTGCCGGCCGGGCCCAGGCCACGCCGGTGGCCCTGGCCCTTCCCGTGGCTTCGGCGGCCGCCGCTGCCCTGATCCTCCGGCTGCTGATGCGCAAGCTGAAGGCCTGGGAGGCGGCCCCTGCCGGCGGGCAGGCCACGGCCCGCCGCACGTTCCTCCGGAACCTCGCCGCAGGTGCCGTCCTGACAGCCGTTGGCGGAGTCCTGGCGGGAGCCTGGCGCGGGACCGTACTGAAGGTCAACGATGCCAGGGCCCGGGTGGCGATACCCCGGGCAGCGGTACCGGCACCGCCCATCCCTGCGGGAGCGGAGGCAGGCGCGGAGGGCATGCACCCGCTCGTCACCCCCGTCAACGACTTTTACCGGATCGACACGGCCCTGGTGGTGCCCGCCGTCGACCCCGATACCTGGGTCCTCAAGGTCACGGGCATGGTGCAGCGCGAGGTGGAACTGACCCTCGCCGAACTCCTTGCCAAGCCGCTGACCGAACGCCACATCACCATCGCCTGCGTGTCCAATCCGGTAGGCGGGGACCTCATCGGCAACGCGCGGTGGCTCGGCTGGCCGGTCCGCGAACTCCTGGCGATGGCCGGGCCGGCCAGTGGTGCGGACATGGTGCTGTCCCGGAGTGCTGACGGGTGGACTGCCGGCACCCCGCTGGAAGTGCTCACGGACAGCCGGGACGCCCTCCTGGCCGTGGGAATGAATGACGGCCCGCTGCCGCTCGAACACGGATTCCCCGTCCGGCTAGTGGTGCCGGGCCTGTACGGCTACGTTTCCGCCACCAAATGGGTTACCGAGCTGAAAGTCACCACCTACGCGGCGGACACCGCCTACTGGACCACCAGGGGCTGGTCCGACCATGGACCCATCAAGCTGTCCTCCCGCATCGACGTCCCCCGCAGCGGCAGGCCCGTCAATGCCGGAACGGTCACCTTTGGCGGCATCGCCTGGGCCCAGCACACCGGCATCAGCGCCGTTGAACTCAGGGTCAACCGCGGTTCCTGGCAGCCCGCAGAGCTGTCTTCCGGGATCTCCACGGACACCTGGTACCAATGGAAGCTCAGCATGGACCTCACACCCGGCCAGTACGAGGTCCAGGTCCGGGCCACAGACCTTGCCGGCACCGTCCAGGACGAGGCATCCCGGCCAGTGGTCCCGGACGGCGCCACCGGATTCCACACGGTTAGAGTGGACGTGAAATCCTGACCGCCCACACTGAAGGCGCATCCATGACCAGCCCGCACCGCCACGCCCACGCGGGCACGCCCCACCAGGCCCGCTCCGTTGCCGACCATGTCGCCGCTGTTGCCCACCTGCTGGCCCCTTTGCGGTCAGAATCCCGCACCGAAACTGTTCCTCTGTCGCAGGCCCTCGGCAGGGCACTGGTGCACGGATTCCTGGCACCCGTCAGCCTGCCGCCCTTCGCCAACTCCCAGATGGACGGGTACGCCGTCAACTCCGCGGACATGCACGACGACGGAACGGAGTTCGCCGTCGCGGCACCGGTTCCGGCGGGGATGCGTCCGCCCGCGCTGGCCCGAGGGACAGCAGCACCCATCATGACGGGCGCCATGCTCCCGGACGGTGCTGACGCCGTCGTACCTATTGAACGTGCGGTGCCGGACAGCTTTCCTGCCCCCGGCACGGACGCGCGGGTCACGCTGCCGGCGACGGCGGCGGGGACCTACGTCCGCCCGGTGGGCAGCGACGTTGCCGCCGGGGAGCGGGCCCTGGCCGGCGGAACCTGCCTTGGTCCCGCCCAGCTGGGGCTGCTTGCGGCGCTGGGCATCCCGGCTGTGGAGGTCTACCGCGCCGTCCGGGTCCTGCTCGTCACCACCGGCGACGAAGTGGTGGAACCGGGGCAGGACCTGCCCGCCGGCAAGATCTACGACGCCAATGGCACCCTCCTCGAAGCCGCCATGGCGCAGGCCGGCCTGGATGTGCGGCGGGCGGGTATCTCCACCGACGACCCCGCCGAACTGCAGAAGCTGCTCCGGAGCCAGGGCGCGGACGCCGATGTCATTGTCACCACCGGCGGCGTCAGCAAAGGCGCGTACGAGGTTGTCCGGCAGGCCATGGAAGGCCAGCCGGTGGAGTTCCTCCACGTGGCCATGCAGCCAGGCGGGCCGCAGGGAATCGGAATGTTCGATGGCGTCCCCTTCCTGGGACTCCCCGGGAACCCCGTCAGCTGCCTGGTGTCCTTCGAAATGTTCCTGCGGCCGGCCCTCGCAGCGGTCCTTGGGGCTCCGGCCCTCCGCCTGCCTGTCCGCGCCAGGCTCAGCCACCCGCTGACGTCCCCGCAGCACAAACACCAGGTCCGGCGCGGCAACCTGCAGCCCGACGGCACTGTCCGGCTGGAGGGCGGCGAGAGCTCCCACCTGGTCCGTGCGCTGGCCGGTTCCAACGCCCTGGTCCACGTCCCTGCCGGCGTAACGGAACTCGCGGCCGGGGACGAGGTGGAAGTATGGATGCTGTGAATGCAGAACAGACCCCCGCTGCCCTGACGCACCTGCGCCGGGACGGCAGCGCACAGATGGTGGACGTGTCCGCCAAGGCCGAAACCACCCGCGAAGCCACAGCAACAGCCACGGTCCGCACCACGGCGGAGGTGATGGGCCTGCTCGGTTCCGGCGGCCTTCCCAAGGGAGACGCGCTGGCAGTCGCCCGGGTGGCGGGCATCATGGCCGCCAAGAAAACGCCCGAACTGATTCCGCTGTGCCACCCCCTGCCGCTGTCCAAGGTCACTGTCGACTTCGGGCTCGAAGCGGAGTCCGTTGAGGTGGTGGCTACGGTCAAGACCCGAGGCGTGACCGGCGTGGAAATGGAAGCCCTGACGGCGGCATCCGTGGCCGCGTTGAGCGTTTACGACATGATCAAGGCGGTGGACAAGCACGCCGTCCTGACCGATATCAAGGTGCTGGCCAAGAGCGGCGGCAAGAGCGGGGACTGGACCCTATGACCCACGATGACAGCTTCGGCGGATCCGGCGCAGCACCGTCCCACGCCGCACCGTCACATGCCGCCCCGTCCCACGCCGCCGAGCCGCACCGGCACGGCGACGTCCAGGGCCGGAAAGCCGGCGTGGTGATCGCGTCCACGCGGGCAGCGGCAGGTATTTACGACGACGAAACCGGTCCGGTGATCACGGACTGGCTCACCGAACACGGCTTCGAGGTCTTCCCGGCGATGGTGGTCCCCGACGGCGAGCCGGTCGGCGCAGCGATCAGGGCCCTCCTGACCCAGCGTCCCGCCGTCGTGATCACCAGCGGCGGCACCGGGCTGAACTCGGACGACCGGACCCCCGACGTCACCCGGCCCCTGCTGGACCGCGAAATCCCCGGCATCATGGAGGCGATCCGGCGTGCCGGCGCCGCCAAAACGCCGCTGGCGGCGCTCAGCCGCGGCTACGCGGGCGCGGCCGGCAAGTCCTTCATTGTTAATCTGCCCGGCTCACCAAAGGGCGTCATGGACGGACTCACCGTCCTGGACCCGCTGATCGGGCACCTCTGCGACCAGTTGGAAGGCAACCATGGGCACTGAAGCATTCGAGGTGGTATCCGCGGTCCTCAGCGCGGAGCCAATCTCCGTAGACCAGGCCATCGCGGCCGTGGAAGGGGATACCGCAGGTGCGGTGGTCAGCTTCAGCGGCGTGGTGCGCAACCACGACGGCGGCAAGGCAGTTGACCGCCTCAGCTACAGCGCGCACCCCACGGCGCACCAGGTGATGGCCGACGTCGTCGCCCAACTGGTTGCCGAACAAAACGCCGGCGGGGGTGCGGGGGAGGACGGCGGAAAGCCGGTCCGCATCTGGGCGGCCCACCGGATCGGCATGCTGCAGATCGGCGACCCCGCACTGGTCTGCGCTGTGTCCGCAGCCCACCGGGGGCAGGCCTTCGCCGTGTGCTCCGAACTGGTGGACCGGATCAAGGAGCAGGTGCCCATCTGGAAGGAACAGTTCTTCTCCGACGGCACTGTTGAATGGGTGGGCGCCGGCGGCTGACCGCCGGCCGTTTCCGGCTGTTTCCTGCCGTTTCGGGCGGTGCCGCGGCGTCCTGCGAGGTAACGCACACCGTCCGGTTCCGGGGCGCCCCGGGCCCGACGGTAGGGTTAACGGCATGACCGAACAACACTCCGAAGCCAAGCGCGTCGCCATCTTGGGCGCCAACGGACGCATGGGCGCCGAAGCCGTCACAGCCGTTGAAGCCGCACCCGACATGGAACTCGTCGCTGCGCTGGGACGGGGCGACTCCCTGGACCAGGTCACCGCCGCCGGAGCGCAGTACCTTTTGGACCTGACAGTTCCCGAAAGCACCGAAGCCAACGTCCGCTTCGCCGTCGAAAACAACATCCACGCCGTTGTGGGGACCACCGGCTGGGATGCCGGCCGCCTGTCCGCGCTCGAAGCCCTGTTGGCAGCGCACCCGGAAACCGGCGTGCTGATCGCACCCAACTTTGCCGTGGGATCGGTATTGGCTTCGGCCTTCGCCGCCAAGGCTTCAAAGTACTTCGAGTCGGTGGAGATCATTGAGCTGCACCACCCGGACAAGGTGGACGCCCCTTCGGGAACCGCTGTCCGCACCGCCCAGCTCATTGCCGCGGAACGCGAGGCCGCCCAGGTGCCGGCAAGCCCGGACGCCACCACCAGTGAACTGGCCGGCGCCCGCGGCTGCGACGTTGAGGGCGTCCGCGTCCACAGCGTGAGGCTCCGCGGGCTGGTGGCCCACCAGGAAGTCCTCCTCGGCAGCGCCGGTGAGCAGCTGACGCTGCGCCACGACTCGTTCGACCGCGGGTCCTTCATGCCCGGCGTCCTCCTCGGCGTCCGCAATGTGGCCGCCCACCCCGGGCTTACCGTGGGGCTGGATGGCTACCTGGACCTGGGTTTCTAGGCGATGGACGGCTTCCTGGCAGGGTTCCGCAAGAACCGCACCAAGATCTGGGTTGGGCTTGTCACGCTGCTCCTGGTGTTCTACCTGGTGGTGTCCCTCCAGCGCTCCATCCTGCTCCTGACGGACAGCAACCTCACGGCGCAGGCCATCGGGGCCGCCTACCTGGTTCTGCCGATCGTTGGCGCATGGGCGCTGATCCGCGAGCTGATGTTCGGTGCCCGGACGGAGCAGATGGCCAAGGTCCTTGAAGCCGAGGGCGGCCTCCCCGTGGACGAACTGCCCCGGACACCGGCCGGGCGGATCATCCGGGAAGCGGCCGACGCAGAGTTCGAAAAGTACAAGGCCGAAGCGGAAGCCGCACCCGACGACTGGCGGTCCTGGTTCCGGCTCAGCTGCGCCTACGATGCCGCCGGCGACAGGAAGCGGGCCCGCGCGTCCATGCGCGACGCCGGCAGGCTCTTCCGCGGCAAGGTCTCTGCCTAGCTCCTACCGCGGGAGTTTCAGCTGCCCGCGGCCCAGCTGGCTGGCCGCATGGCCCACCCACTCGAGCGGACCCCGCCACTTCAGCAGTACGAAGACCATGCCCACCACCACAGCTGTGGCTGCCTGGGCGAAGTACATGCCGTCCTCGGTCCAGCCGGCGGGCAGCGGCTTGAGATAGAAGCCTGACACCACCCACACATGGACCGTGTACAGGGTGAGTGTCATGGCGCCGGCACCGCGCAGCGGAAGCAGCAGGTCCAGGTCCACCCACTCCGCCAACCGGCCCAGGAGCAGGCAGGCTCCGATGACCGCCGCTGCTACGCCGGAAGTGTGCAGCAGGTCCAGGGAGGTGCCGGAATGCGGGGCGGCGGACGCCAGCCACCACCATGACCCCTCCTGCCTGATACCGGTCAGGTTCACCTGCAGGACGCTGTCCAGCGGATATCCCGGCGCATTGAGGACCTTCTCCAGTGCGGCACGCCCGCCCCAGTCCTCCATTGCCGTCACGCCCAGCACCTTCGCGGCGACCGCAACAACTGTCCCGCCGGCCAGCAGCGCCACCGGGACCAGGGCCTTGCTGAGCACCAGCCGGCCGATGGCGAGCCCCACGAGGAGGTATGACATCCACTGGAACACCGGGTAGTAGCCGGTGAGGAACACGTCGGCGACCAGCCGGGCGGGTGTTGCCAGGTCCTCCCAGCCGGGATTGTGGCCAAGCTGCAGGGGCGGCTCCGCGGTGAGCAGCCAGGGGCGGAGCAGGTACGCCAGGACGGGGGAGCCGACGATCCATCCGGCTGCCCAGGCGCAGAGCTGCTTCAGGCCCATGCCCAGGAACGGCAGGATGCACAGGAACAGGACTGCGTAGTGGACCAGAATGACGGCCAGGTTGACTTCGAGGCCGCCCAGGCTGAGTCCGACGGCGGCGATCACCAGGGCCCGGAGCGCCACTCCGCGGCGTGCGGCTGAGAGTTCACCAGCTGCGAGTGGCCTGTTCTTACCGGTTGACAGGGCCAGCCCGACGCCGGCCAGCACGGCGAACAGGGCAGCCGCCCGCCCGGAGAAGGCCAGTCCGATCCAGGTGGGGGTAAGGCTGGCGTTCGATTCAAAGGTGGGGAGCAGATGGGTGGCCATCATGCCCAGCAGGGCAATCCCGCGCGCGGCATCGATGCCGTAGAGCCGTCCCGGTGCCTGGCCGGCTGCCGTTTTCCGGGGTGCCCTGGCCGGGTTGCGGGAAGTCATGAACCGAATCGTCTCACACGGGCGGCGCGGCCTGCTGTCACGCCGGGGAGTCCTCCCTGGCAGCCGCGCGGACGGAGCGGCAACCCTTGTGTTCGAATATATGTTCGAATACGATGGTGCGCATGCAGACGCCAACGCCGGAGATTCCCGCCTACGGGTCAGGCCGCCACGAGTCCACCGGCCGTACCGCCAGCCGCGTGCCGGCAAGCCCCGAGCCGGGAACGGGACTCCTGAAGGCCATGAGCCCTGGGGTAGTCGATTTCCTCTTCCGCCAACTCGTGGCCGGAAAGCCCGCGGAGGATGTCCAGTGGGAGCGGGAAGGCGTCAGCCTCGCCGCACAGCCCGAAGGTGCCGAGCTTGCCCGCCGCCTGGCCGAAACGGACCTGGACGCCCTGACGCCGCTGGAACTGTTCCACTACGTCCGGGCCGCGCAGCGCCTTTCGGACTGGGCCGAGGAACTCCGCCGGGCAGCCGTCGGCCGGTACTGCGGCAGCCCATGACCCCGGGAACCCCCAATTTGACGTTCATCACGCCCGCGGCATTGTCCTAACCAGCGGGGACAGGGTAACGTTTTTCCCATGGCTGACTCTTCCGCGCACATCCCTGCCCTCGGTACGCTCCTGACCGCTATGGTCACGCCGTTCACCAAGGACGGCGCCGTGGATTACGACCAGGCAGCGGCCCTGGCCAGCAAGCTCGTGGACGACGGCTGCGACGGCCTGGTAGTCACCGGCACCACCGGCGAGACGTCCACCCTGACGGACGAAGAGAACCTCGGCATGTTCCGGGCGGTCAAGGACGCCGTGGGCGGCCGCGCCGCCATCATCGCCGGCACCGGAACCAACGACACCGCGCACTCGGTCCACCTTTCCCAGCAGGCTGCAGCCCTCGGCGTCGACGGCCTCCTGCTGGTGACGCCCTACTACAACAAGCCCAGCCAGGCAGGCGTCCAGGCCCACTTCGAAACCGTCGCCTCGGCAGTGGATGTCCCCGTCATGCTCTACGACATTCCCGGCCGGTCCTCCATCGCCATCGAACCGGACACCATGATCCGGCTGGCGGAGCACCCCAACATCGTTGCCGTCAAGGACGCCAAGGCGGACATGGTTGCCGCCGCCCGCGTCATGGCCGAGACGGACCTCCTCTTCTACTCGGGCGACGACGGACTGACCCTGCCCTGGATGGCACTGGGTGCCGTAGGCCTCGTGGGCGTCACCACCCATGTGGCCACCCGCCGGTTCCGTGAGCTCATTGACGCCGTCAACGCCAACGACCTCGGCACCGCCCGGAAGATCAACTTCGAACTCCTGCCCGTGGTGCGCGCCACCATGAGCAGGGTCCAGGGCGCCGTGGCCGCCAAGCAGATTCTTAAATGGCAGGGAGTCCTGCCCAACTCGATCGTCCGTTTGCCCCTCGTGGAGCCGGACGAAGCCGAGATCGAAACCATCCGCGGGGATTTGGCGGAAGCGGGGCTGGTCTACTCCTGAGGACGACGACCGGCACCCTTCCGCCTGGAAAGTAGTGCAATATGACCCAAACTGCCCTTACCGGCCTTGTCACACCTCCGCGCCTGCCGCAGGACACGCTCCGCATCGTCCCGCTCGGCGGGCTTGGGGAGATCGGCCGGAACATGACCGTGTTCGAAATCGGCGGCAAGCTGCTGATTGTCGACTGCGGCGTCCTCTTCCCGGAGGAAACACAGCCCGGCGTTGACCTGATCCTGCCTGATTTCTCGTACATCGAGGACCGGATGGCAGACATCGTGGCCGTTGTCCTCACCCACGGCCACGAGGACCACATCGGCGCTGTCCCGTACCTGCTGCGGCTCCGCAACGACATTCCGCTGGTGGGCTCACAGCTGACCCTCGCGCTGATCGAAGCCAAGCTGCAGGAACACCGCATCCGGCCGTACACGCTCACGGTCGAAGAGGGCCAGGTGGAGAAGTTCGGCCCGTTCGAGTGCGAATTCGTTGCCGTGAACCACTCCATCCCGGATGCCCTGGCCGTGTTCCTGCGTACCGCCGGCGGAACCGTGCTGCACACGGGCGACTTCAAGATGGACCAGCTGCCCCTGGACGGACGCATCACGGACCTGCGGCACTTCGCCAAGCTCGGCGAAGAAGGCGTGGACCTGTTCATGTCCGACTCCACCAACGCTGACGTGCCCGGCTTCACCACCGCCGAAAAAGAGATTGGCCCCACGCTGGAACGCCTGTTCGGCCAGGCCAGCAAGCGCATCATCGTGGCCTCCTTCTCCTCACACGTCCACCGCGTGCAGCAGGTCCTGGACGCCGCAGCCAAGCACAACCGCAAGGTGGCGTTCGTTGGCCGCTCCATGGTCCGCAACATGGCCATCGCCGAAAAGCTGGGCTACCTCGACGTGCCGGCCGGGCTCATCGTGGACATCAAGAACATCGACAACCTTCCGGATAACCGCGTGGTCCTGATGTCCACCGGTTCCCAGGGTGAACCCATGGCAGCGCTCTCGCGCATGGCCAACGGTGACCACCGTGTGGTGGTGGGTGACGGCGATACTGTCATCCTGGCCTCGAGCCTCATCCCCGGCAACGAGAACGCCGTGTTCCGGATCATCAACGGCCTGCTCAAGCTCGGCGCCGACGTGATCCACAAGGGCAACGCCAAGG
It encodes the following:
- a CDS encoding HNH endonuclease signature motif containing protein, with the protein product MPAVAGALAAGSMSWRHAVIVADETDCLAPEGAEALVAHFFDPDAPNPARGSAPGDLVPHLFRRKVKTWRERSYPASVAIRHAKCVAERRMEYRPGADGMASITLILPGDTACAIWNKTTAIARGLQGPGETRTLTQLRPDVAAALLLSAHTGAAATGRSIDGQETGTGTHPYFVDLSTIPAPKADVLVTIPIFTMVGSTDEPADLDGYGPIPAAMARKLVADGATSFYRVLVDPRDGAPLEIGRTSYRLSEAMKRWIRMRDGHCTFPGCTNPSTDNDTDHLTAWQHHGTTGVSNLAQLCPKHHRLKHSSGWTPTPATRNEPPGWTSPTGRHYPAQHPDPQPPHWPPGILEGDFEGDFGGKSDAPPPVTPRADLPSVSRSVPTNPPIPTACRDQPPMSLEDQILSGNVVFPEFLMDGLPGDDEPPAEEAFDIADQYPDDPAWDDFCATHGLSDSPVVTTAGRWRS
- the moaA gene encoding GTP 3',8-cyclase MoaA, with product MSVQLGMPQPREEAGPALPSVPAARPADAPAGLADRYGRRASDMRLSLTDKCNLRCTYCMPAEGLEWLAKQAVMTAEEIVRIVRIGVEQLGVRELRLTGGEPLVRHDLVDIISALRSNHPDLPISMTTNAVGLAKKAAPLKAAGLTRINVSLDSLHEETFTKLTRRPFLDQVLAGVDAAWAAGLGPVKLNAVLMRGINDAESPALLGWALDRGYELRFIEQMPLDADHGWTRRNMITAAEIRDILSAEYVLSADPRERDGAPAERFEVRRRVAGLDAAGDPTAHGPVLGTVGIIASVTEPFCSDCRRTRITAEGKIMSCLFSREEYDLLGLLRSGADDDALARRWQDAMWIKPKAHGMDHVGLDAPDFVQPDRSMSAIGG
- a CDS encoding MoaD/ThiS family protein: MHVRYFAAARAAAGFEEEKFDLPAGATVADLLDAVLAVPREEPPAGTPPLARILSRSSFLLNEVAVRDRATVVGADDVVDVLPPFAGG
- a CDS encoding molybdopterin molybdotransferase MoeA; amino-acid sequence: MTSPHRHAHAGTPHQARSVADHVAAVAHLLAPLRSESRTETVPLSQALGRALVHGFLAPVSLPPFANSQMDGYAVNSADMHDDGTEFAVAAPVPAGMRPPALARGTAAPIMTGAMLPDGADAVVPIERAVPDSFPAPGTDARVTLPATAAGTYVRPVGSDVAAGERALAGGTCLGPAQLGLLAALGIPAVEVYRAVRVLLVTTGDEVVEPGQDLPAGKIYDANGTLLEAAMAQAGLDVRRAGISTDDPAELQKLLRSQGADADVIVTTGGVSKGAYEVVRQAMEGQPVEFLHVAMQPGGPQGIGMFDGVPFLGLPGNPVSCLVSFEMFLRPALAAVLGAPALRLPVRARLSHPLTSPQHKHQVRRGNLQPDGTVRLEGGESSHLVRALAGSNALVHVPAGVTELAAGDEVEVWML
- a CDS encoding molybdopterin-dependent oxidoreductase codes for the protein MNSARQQATHDDGTRHGGSAEPSEREQRERRRLGGHAAAAGVVSVAGGVVLGELLAGVWSPSVSPLTAVGGAVIDAVPPGAKDWAVSLFGTADKAALLVSMALVIVVLAALAGVVERRRRFAGLAVIAVFGLAGVAAVAGRAQATPVALALPVASAAAAALILRLLMRKLKAWEAAPAGGQATARRTFLRNLAAGAVLTAVGGVLAGAWRGTVLKVNDARARVAIPRAAVPAPPIPAGAEAGAEGMHPLVTPVNDFYRIDTALVVPAVDPDTWVLKVTGMVQREVELTLAELLAKPLTERHITIACVSNPVGGDLIGNARWLGWPVRELLAMAGPASGADMVLSRSADGWTAGTPLEVLTDSRDALLAVGMNDGPLPLEHGFPVRLVVPGLYGYVSATKWVTELKVTTYAADTAYWTTRGWSDHGPIKLSSRIDVPRSGRPVNAGTVTFGGIAWAQHTGISAVELRVNRGSWQPAELSSGISTDTWYQWKLSMDLTPGQYEVQVRATDLAGTVQDEASRPVVPDGATGFHTVRVDVKS
- the moaC gene encoding cyclic pyranopterin monophosphate synthase MoaC, whose protein sequence is MDAVNAEQTPAALTHLRRDGSAQMVDVSAKAETTREATATATVRTTAEVMGLLGSGGLPKGDALAVARVAGIMAAKKTPELIPLCHPLPLSKVTVDFGLEAESVEVVATVKTRGVTGVEMEALTAASVAALSVYDMIKAVDKHAVLTDIKVLAKSGGKSGDWTL
- a CDS encoding MogA/MoaB family molybdenum cofactor biosynthesis protein, translated to MTHDDSFGGSGAAPSHAAPSHAAPSHAAEPHRHGDVQGRKAGVVIASTRAAAGIYDDETGPVITDWLTEHGFEVFPAMVVPDGEPVGAAIRALLTQRPAVVITSGGTGLNSDDRTPDVTRPLLDREIPGIMEAIRRAGAAKTPLAALSRGYAGAAGKSFIVNLPGSPKGVMDGLTVLDPLIGHLCDQLEGNHGH